In a genomic window of Homo sapiens chromosome 22, GRCh38.p14 Primary Assembly:
- the APOL6 gene encoding apolipoprotein L6 isoform X1, which produces MDNQAERESEAGVGLQRDEDDAPLCEDVELQDGDLSPEEKIFLREFPRLKEDLKGNIDKLRALADDIDKTHKKFTKANMVATSTAVISGVMSLLGLALAPATGGGSLLLSTAGQGLATAAGVTSIVSGTLERSKNKEAQARAEDILPTYDQEDREDEEEKADYVTAAGKIIYNLRNTLKYAKKNVRAFWKLRANPRLANATKRLLTTGQVSSRSRVQVQKAFAGTTLAMTKNARVLGGVMSAFSLGYDLATLSKEWKHLKEGARTKFAEELRAKALELERKLTELTQLYKSLQQKVRSRARGVGKDLTGTCETEAYWKELREHVWMWLWLCVCLCVCVYVQFT; this is translated from the exons ATGGACAACCAGGCGGAGAGAGAAAGTGAGGCTGGTGTTGGTTTGCAAAG GGATGAGGATGACGCTCCTCTGTGTGAAGACGTGGAGCTACAAGACGGAGATCTGTCCCccgaagaaaaaatatttttgagagaatTTCCCAGATTGAAAGAAGATCTGAAAGGGAACATTGACAAGCTCCGTGCCCTCGCAGACGATATTGACAAAACCCACAAGAAATTCACCAAGGCTAACATGGTGGCCACCTCTACTGCTGTCATCTCTGGAGTGATGAGCCTCCTGGGTTTAGCCCTTGCCCCAGCAACAGGAGGAGGAAGCCTGCTGCTCTCCACCGCTGGTCAAGGTTTGGCAACAGCAGCTGGGGTCACCAGCATCGTGAGTGGTACGTTGGAACGCTCCAAAAATAAAGAAGCCCAAGCACGGGCGGAAGACATACTGCCCACCTACGACCAAGAGGACagggaggatgaggaagagaagGCAGACTATGTCACAGCTGCTGGAAAGATTATCTATAATCTTAGAAACACCTTGAAGTATGCCAAGAAAAACGTCCGTGCATTTTGGAAACTCAGAGCCAACCCACGCTTGGCCAATGCTACCAAGCGTCTTCTGACCACTGGCCAAGTCTCCTCCCGGAGCCGCGTGCAGGTGCAAAAGGCCTTTGCGGGAACAACACTGGCGATGACCAAAAATGCTCGCGTGCTGGGAGGTGTGATGTCCGCCTTCTCCCTTGGCTATGACTTGGCCACTCTCTCAAAGGAATGGAAGCACCTGAAGGAAGGAGCAAGGACAAAGTTTGCGGAAGAGTTGAGAGCCAAGGCCTTGGAGCTGGAGAGGAAACTCACAGAACTCACCCAGCTCTACAAGAGCTTGCAGCAGAAAGTGAGGTCAAGGGCCAGAGGGGTGGGGAAGGATTTAACTGGGACCTGCGAAACCGAGGCTTACTGGAAGGAGTTAAGGGAGCATGTGTGgatgtggctgtggctgtgtgtgtgtctgtgtgtctgtgtgtatgtacaGTTTACATGA